The segment CACCGCCGAAAACACCGCGCTCAAAAACGAGGTCGCGGCGCAAAACGAGCAAGCGGCAGAGGACGAAAAGCCCGCTAAAAAGACGGCTAAAAAGCCCGCACCCGCTCCTGTCGAAGACGAGGACGATTACGGCGAAGACGAATACGACAATGAGTACGGCGACGAAAATTCGGCATTGCAGGTATCCGTCCAGTACGACAGAATGAAAATGAACTGGGTGGTATTGCGCTCCGACTCGCCGAGAACGTACCGCCGTTGCGACACCAAGCAGGAAGCGCTGCCGCTCGCAAAAGACCTTGCAAAACGCCTTCACGCACAGCTCGTCGTCCACAAAAAAGACGGAAAGTTCCAAAAGATTTAATTCAATTAGGAATTGTGAATTAGGAATTAGAAATTATCACAAAACAAAAATTAGGAGTTCAATCGAGCTCCTAATTTTTTGTTTATTGACTTATTTAAATGAACGTATTATTGAGTGCGTAGTCGCGGCGCAGACGGGCAACAGTTAGCGAGCCGCCGACGGGAGTGTAGACCCACCTACATGACCAAGGCGGCGAGCTAAGCGTAGCCCGTATCCGCCGATGAATACGCGCTCAATACGCGCGCGCAAAGTAAATGCGCTTTTTCGCTTTCTTCCCGCAGCAAACGCATTTATGCTTTTCCACACCCGATTGATCGGCGTGCATAACGCGGCTTGTCGCAGAATAGGTCTGTTTGATTTTCTCCTCGCATTCCCTATCGCCGCACCAGTACGCGTCGGTAAAGTTGCCGCCGTCGAGCGCCGCGCCCATCTCGTCGAGGTTATTGACCTTTACGATATGATCTTGCGTGAATTTAGCCGCCTTGTCGAGCATATTCTTTCTTATGGTCTCTAAAAGCTCGGTCGCGCCATTAACCACGCCGTCCAAAGGCATAGTGAACTTCTCAGCAGTATCGCGGCGGCAAACGGTAACGACGCCTGCTTCTATATCTCGCCCGCCGAGTTCCATTCTTACGGGCACGCCGCGAAGCTCCCAATGGTTGAACTTAAACCCGGGCGACTGGTCGCGGTTATCCACCGTAACGCGCACGCCAGCCTTAACCAGATCGGCTTTAATCGCTTCTGCTTTATCGGCAACTGCGTGGTTCTTTACCGCGCCGATAGGAATAATAACGACCTGAACGGGCGCAACGGGCGGCGGCAGGCACAGTCCGCGCTCGTCGCCGTGCGCCATAATGATAGCGCCTATAAGCCGCGTGGAAATGCCCCAGCTCGCCTGGTACGCGTACTTATGCGTGCCGTCCTTGTCCAAGAACTTAATATCGAACGCCTTGGCGAAATTCTCGCCGAGGTAGTGCGTAGTGCCGGCTTGAAGGCTTTTGCCGTCTTTCATCATCGCTTCCATACCGTACGTAGCGACCGCACCCGCAAACTTCTCTTTTTCGGACTTCTGCCCGACAAGCACGGGCAAGCACAGAACGTCGTTGGCAAGCTCCTTGTACACGCCGAGCATAGTGAGCGCGTCGGCGTTCGCTTCCTCGGCGGAAGCAAACACGGTATGACCTTCCTGCCACAAAAACTCGCTCGTTCTGAGGAACGGGCGTGTGGTTTTCTCCCACCGCACAACGTTCGCCCACTGATTGAGTTTAAGCGGAAGATCGCGGTACGAGCTTATCCACTTAGAATACATATTGCCGATGATCGTCTCAGACGTAGGACGAAGCACGAGCTTTTCGCCGAGCTCGGTATCGCCTACGTGCGTGACAGTCGCAACCTCTGGCGCGAACCCTTCCACGTGCTCGGCTTCGCGCATAAGGAATGTTTGCGGTATGAGCATGGGGAAATACGCGTTCTCGACGCCCTGCGCCTTGAACCGTTTATCCGCTTCGGCTTGAATACGCTCCCAGATCGCGTAACCGTACGGGCGAAAAACCATAGTGCCCTTAACGGGACCGTAATCGCACAGCTCCGATTTAAGGCAAACGTCGGTATACCACTTAGTGTAGTCGGTATTGATGTCGGCTATCTGATTGACAAATCTGTCGTTCTTTTCTGCCATGATAAGCTCCGTATAATTTAATTATATAAGAGTTTATCACAATAATCGAAAACAGTCAAGCAATATAATTAATTAGGAATTGTGAATTAGGAATTAGAAATGATTGACCCCTACGGGGTAATTTTCTTAATTGTATCCTTATTTGCCTTCCCCAATTGGGGAAGGTGGCACGGCGTAAGCCGTGACGGATGAGGGCATAATTCATAATTACTAATTCCTAATTACAACAGCATCGCCGCGGCTACTACCACTCCCGCACCGGGCAAGCCCAAAACGCCGACCAAAAGCGCATTGAACGCATTGAACGGCAACACGATAATATTAAACGCCGAAAGGAACGCAATGAGCGCCCCGCCCGCGAATGAATTGATAAGCACGCGCATCACTCCGCGCGTTTTCAATCTCGTAACCCATGCAACGACGGCTACGAGCGCCGCCGCAGCAACGAATATGAGCACCGTTTCCCAACTGAATTCCATGCTACATTATATGCGCATAAAACAAAAAAATACGGACAAGCTATCCGTATTTTCATAAAACCTAATACAATTCGATAGTGAACGTACTGCCCTCGCCGAGCTCGCTGTCCACACGTATCTTGCCGCCCATCATCTCGACGATCTGCTTGCAAATGGTAAGCCCGAGCCCGCTCGACCCCGCTGCGCGACTACGCACCTTGTCGCAGCGGTAGAACCGCTCGAATATATGCTCTCTGTCCTCTTTGGCAATGCCAATGCCGTTATCGGCGACGGCTATCTCTATATGCTCGTCAACGTTATTGACGGATATGGCTATCTCGCCCGCTTCGGGCGGCGTGTACTTTATGGCGTTGTCCACGAGCGTGCGCACCGCTTCGGTTATAAGGTTCTTATCGGCGTTGAGCGTGATCGACGGATCGCCCGAAAGGCTGAGCGCGTGGCGGAGATTAACCATTTTGTACCCGTCCACTATGCCGTCTACCGTTTCGTAAAGATTGAACTCGGTATTGTTGAGCGTAAACTTGCCGAGCTTGGCGAGCCACAAAAGCTGTTCGACGATACGCTTCATATTCTCGGCTTCGCGCGAGATCGCTTCCACACTCTCGTCCAAAATCTTGGGATCGTCCTTGCCCCAACGCCGCAAAAGATTGGCGTAGCCCGCAATAACGGACAACGGCGTTTTGAGCTCGTGCGACGCGTCAGACACGAAGTTCTCCTGCCGCTCGAACGCTTCCTGCAAGCTGTCAAGCATGGCGTTAATTTGGTTTGTAAGCTCCATCAACTCGTCCTGCGTATCGACGGGCTCTAACCGTGCCGAGCTTATATTCTCGTCCGAAATCTGTTTAACGCGCTTTGTTATCTTGCGCACGGGATTGATCATGTACTGGCTCGAAAAACCACCTAGCGTCGCGCCGAGCACTATAAACAGCGCAACGAGCACCGTCGAGGTAATTACGAGCCGCCGCATATAATCGGCTGTCACCGTGCCGTCCACAAGGCTATCAAGGCTCGCAAGGATAAACGCGGCGTACCCGATTATCATAACGCCGAACACGACTGTGAACACCACCGTGGTCTTTACGGTGATGCCCACTCGAAACTTTTTAAAAAGAAACCTAACGCCCATTACAATGAGCGTTATCGGGAAAAACAAGATTTTAACGAGCAGAAGAATGCTGTCCTTGACCTCGCGTTTGGTCGGGGCTTTCTCGGCGTTCTGTGCGCTCTTGATTTCGGCGAGCGTTTGGCGCACCGCCTCTTTATTTTCGGGAAGCGCGTCCGCACGCACGGGCACGGTCAGCGTTTCGCTCTCGCCGACAGGACCGTCCACAGCCGCGTCGCCGCGCACGGGACCGAATTCCTCGCGTTCGTCGCGCTCGCTCATCTTATAACGTATCCCGAGCCGCGCACCGTCTCGATGAGCGTAACGCCGTAAACGTCGTCTATCTTAGACCGCAAGTACCGCACGTACACGTCGACGACGTTGGTACTGCCGTAAAAATCAAACCCCCAAACCGCGTCCAACAGCTGCTCGCGGCTGACTACAATATTGCGGTTCTGAATGAGATACAGCAAGAGATCGAATTCTTTTTTGGTAAGGTCAATGGTATGTCCGTCGTACGACGCGACGCGCGCTTCGGGATTGACGGACAGTTTGTTGCAAACGATATCCGCGCTCGCGTGCGCGCCGGAATGCTTTATGTGCAGGCGGATACGCGCAAGTAGCTCCTCTATTGCGAACGGCTTGGTCATGTAATCGTTGGCGCCGATGTCGAGCCCCGTCACCTTGTCCACGACCTGATCGCGCGCCGTAAGAATTATTACGGGCGTTTGCTTTTGCTGGCGCAGCCTGCGCAAAACTTCTATGCCGTTGAGCGAGGGCAGCATAACGTCGAGAACAATAAGATCGAAGTCACGCGCGAGCGCGAGATCGAGCGCTTCCCTGCCGTCCGCGCTGATAGTGCAGCCGTAGTTCTCGTGTTCGAGTTCGAGCTGCAAAAACCGTGAAATCTGTGCCTCGTCCTCGACTATAAGGATTTCTTTTTTATCGGACATGATAAAACCTTTTACTAGTGCTTTTTAACGTATTCTATCCGCATATTATTGGTGTTACCCGAAACGCCCACGGGCACGCCCGCGGCGATAACAACGAGATCGCCCTCTTGAACCATACCGGTCGACAGCGCACAGTTGATAACGTGACGGAACAAATCGTCGCTCGACTCCTGCATCTTGCTGAGCGTAGGCAGAACGCCCCAGTTCATGGCGAGCTGGTTATACGCCTTGACCGAGGTCGTGGGCGCGATAATAGGCGCGGACGGACGGAACCGCGAAATCTTGCGCGCGGTATAGCCCGACTGCGACACTGCGATTATCGCTTTCGCGTCGAGGTCGAACGCCGCCGCGCAGGTCGAGTGCGACACCGCGTCGGTTATCGACTTAATATCCGCTTCGAGCGAATTGAACCGTTTCTTGTAGTTTATACCGCTCTCGGCGCACTCGGCAATGCTCGCCATGGTGCGCACCGCTTCGACGGGATAATTGCCCGCGGCGGTCTCGCCCGAAAGCATGATAGCCGACGAACCGTCGTAAACGGCGTTGGCTACGTCCGATATCTCGGCACGCGTGGGGCGCGGATTAGTAATCATGGACTCCAACATCTGCGTAGCGGTGATAACCTTTTTGCCGCTACGGTAGCATCTGGAAATCATATCCTTTTGTATGCCGGGCAGCTCCTCGAACGGGATCTCAACGCCCATATCGCCGCGCGCGACCATAACGCCGTCGCACTCGGCAAGGATCGCGGGCATATTGTCAACGCCCTGACGGTTCTCGATTTTAGCAATAAGCTGAACGTTATCGGCGTCGTGCTCGGTAAGCAAACGCTTAATAATGCGCACGTCGTCAACAGTCCGCACAAACGACATAGCGATATAGTCCACGTCGTTCTCTATGCCGAACACTATATCCGCACGGTCGCTCTCGCTGAGGTACGGCATATCGATAAAGGTGTCGGGCATATTAATGCTCTTACGGTTGGACAGCACACCGTCGTTCATGACGGTAGTCACTATATCGGTCGAGCTGATCGACTGAACGCTGAGCTCGATAAGCCCGTCGTTCACGAGTATGCGCGCACCCTTTTTAACATAGCTGGGAAGCTCGGCGTACGAAACGGAAACGCATGTCTCGTCGCCTTCTACCTCGCGCGTGGTGAGCGTAAAGCTGTTCCCCTTTTTAAGATCGACCTTGCCGTCCTTGAACGTTTTGATACGGATCTCGGGACCCTTGGTATCGAGAAGAATAGCCACGGGCACGCCGAGCTCTTTACGCGCGCGCTTGACCGCGTCTATGCGCTTACGGTGTTCGTCGTGCGTGCCGTGCGAAAAGTTGAGCCGCGCCACGTTCATGCCCGCGCGTACCATGTTTTTAAGAACGGCGTAATCGTCGGTAGCCGGTCCGAGTGTGCAAACGATCTTTGTTCTGCGCATAGTTTACTCCCTATTAAGCAATTTTATAGCGATATTTTAGCTTAAAGAACTTCCTTGACCCTCTGAACAAGCATAGCCTTCTCGTCACCCTTCACCTTCTGAACGTAAGTCATAAGGAGATTAGCCTGCTTGCGGTTAAGCTCGACGCGGTGCGTCGAATTCTTCTTCATCATCTCGATAAAGTACTTATCGAGGAACTTGATCATGTACCCGCCGTACGAAACCTTCATAGCCTCGTTCTTGATAAGGTTCTTGAAAATACTCTCGACGGTATCGACCTTGCCAGCCACCAAAAGATTGACCGCAAGATCGAACAGCGCGCCTTCCGCCGCCGACGGAGCGAACGAGAACACTGCGCGGTGAATAACGGGCTTATCGATAACCGTTTTAAGCGCCTTGGCTTCTGCCGCGTTCAAGAACAGCGCGACCGCGCGGTCGAGATAGAGTTTAGCGACCGCGGGATTTTTAAGGTCGGCGTCGTTACGAATGAGCATATATTCCCAAAGATCCTCGGCGTAAGTGTAATCGAGTTTGAGCATTGCGCCGAAATACTTATCGACCGCCGCCTGTTTGAGAATGTCGGACGAGAAAAATTCGCTTAAAATTTCGTACTGTTTTACCTGTTTTGCGTTCATGAAAGGTCCTCTTTAAAACGTTTGTATTACATGAAAATTATACAACACAAAACCGCCAAAATCAAGTGTTTTGGCGATTTTAATATTAAAGTATGATTAAATTTAACGGAACGCTATATTTAATTCCGCTTTATCCCTTTATACCCCGTATTCGGTCTGCGGGTCGACGGGCGCGGC is part of the Clostridiales bacterium genome and harbors:
- a CDS encoding proline--tRNA ligase, which encodes MAEKNDRFVNQIADINTDYTKWYTDVCLKSELCDYGPVKGTMVFRPYGYAIWERIQAEADKRFKAQGVENAYFPMLIPQTFLMREAEHVEGFAPEVATVTHVGDTELGEKLVLRPTSETIIGNMYSKWISSYRDLPLKLNQWANVVRWEKTTRPFLRTSEFLWQEGHTVFASAEEANADALTMLGVYKELANDVLCLPVLVGQKSEKEKFAGAVATYGMEAMMKDGKSLQAGTTHYLGENFAKAFDIKFLDKDGTHKYAYQASWGISTRLIGAIIMAHGDERGLCLPPPVAPVQVVIIPIGAVKNHAVADKAEAIKADLVKAGVRVTVDNRDQSPGFKFNHWELRGVPVRMELGGRDIEAGVVTVCRRDTAEKFTMPLDGVVNGATELLETIRKNMLDKAAKFTQDHIVKVNNLDEMGAALDGGNFTDAYWCGDRECEEKIKQTYSATSRVMHADQSGVEKHKCVCCGKKAKKRIYFARAY
- a CDS encoding HAMP domain-containing histidine kinase, which produces MSERDEREEFGPVRGDAAVDGPVGESETLTVPVRADALPENKEAVRQTLAEIKSAQNAEKAPTKREVKDSILLLVKILFFPITLIVMGVRFLFKKFRVGITVKTTVVFTVVFGVMIIGYAAFILASLDSLVDGTVTADYMRRLVITSTVLVALFIVLGATLGGFSSQYMINPVRKITKRVKQISDENISSARLEPVDTQDELMELTNQINAMLDSLQEAFERQENFVSDASHELKTPLSVIAGYANLLRRWGKDDPKILDESVEAISREAENMKRIVEQLLWLAKLGKFTLNNTEFNLYETVDGIVDGYKMVNLRHALSLSGDPSITLNADKNLITEAVRTLVDNAIKYTPPEAGEIAISVNNVDEHIEIAVADNGIGIAKEDREHIFERFYRCDKVRSRAAGSSGLGLTICKQIVEMMGGKIRVDSELGEGSTFTIELY
- a CDS encoding response regulator transcription factor → MSDKKEILIVEDEAQISRFLQLELEHENYGCTISADGREALDLALARDFDLIVLDVMLPSLNGIEVLRRLRQQKQTPVIILTARDQVVDKVTGLDIGANDYMTKPFAIEELLARIRLHIKHSGAHASADIVCNKLSVNPEARVASYDGHTIDLTKKEFDLLLYLIQNRNIVVSREQLLDAVWGFDFYGSTNVVDVYVRYLRSKIDDVYGVTLIETVRGSGYVIR
- the pyk gene encoding pyruvate kinase; this encodes MRRTKIVCTLGPATDDYAVLKNMVRAGMNVARLNFSHGTHDEHRKRIDAVKRARKELGVPVAILLDTKGPEIRIKTFKDGKVDLKKGNSFTLTTREVEGDETCVSVSYAELPSYVKKGARILVNDGLIELSVQSISSTDIVTTVMNDGVLSNRKSINMPDTFIDMPYLSESDRADIVFGIENDVDYIAMSFVRTVDDVRIIKRLLTEHDADNVQLIAKIENRQGVDNMPAILAECDGVMVARGDMGVEIPFEELPGIQKDMISRCYRSGKKVITATQMLESMITNPRPTRAEISDVANAVYDGSSAIMLSGETAAGNYPVEAVRTMASIAECAESGINYKKRFNSLEADIKSITDAVSHSTCAAAFDLDAKAIIAVSQSGYTARKISRFRPSAPIIAPTTSVKAYNQLAMNWGVLPTLSKMQESSDDLFRHVINCALSTGMVQEGDLVVIAAGVPVGVSGNTNNMRIEYVKKH